From a single Clostridium isatidis genomic region:
- a CDS encoding peptidylprolyl isomerase — protein sequence MYNRNRLNLTRNEGTSLIKINKILAAGALSIFAFSAVGCNMIAKTPEAIANTVVAKVGDLKVTKGEVEEVAGPVLEQYYGEDYESNTEAAETVKNFRTQALNLLVEQKLLEIKAKEMNILPTDEEINKEVNEYLESMQETYGGEEGFNSALEQAGLTLEEYKENLTKNIRMQLISEKVTDDMFKDITVADEEIKTYYNENTDSFKSATVSHILVSDEAKANELRERALKGEDFATLAKENSEDTGTKEKGGSLGTVTYDSTQYVTEFMTAVKALKEGEISEPVKSTYGYHIIKAENVKVDSLEDKKEEIKTTLENEKKNELYTTKIEEWKEQYKVKTYEGRL from the coding sequence ATGTATAATCGTAATAGACTAAATTTAACGAGAAATGAGGGAACATCATTGATTAAAATTAATAAAATTTTAGCTGCAGGAGCTTTAAGCATATTTGCTTTTTCAGCAGTAGGATGTAATATGATAGCAAAAACACCAGAAGCTATAGCAAACACAGTTGTAGCTAAAGTTGGAGATTTAAAAGTAACTAAAGGGGAAGTAGAAGAAGTAGCAGGTCCAGTTTTAGAACAATATTATGGTGAAGATTATGAATCTAATACTGAGGCTGCAGAAACAGTGAAAAATTTCAGAACTCAAGCCTTAAATTTATTAGTTGAACAAAAATTATTAGAAATAAAAGCCAAGGAAATGAACATTTTACCTACAGATGAAGAAATTAATAAAGAAGTAAATGAATATCTTGAAAGTATGCAAGAAACTTATGGTGGAGAAGAAGGCTTCAATAGTGCTTTAGAACAAGCGGGATTAACTTTAGAAGAATATAAAGAAAACCTTACAAAAAATATAAGAATGCAATTAATATCAGAAAAGGTTACAGATGATATGTTTAAAGATATAACTGTAGCTGATGAAGAAATTAAAACTTATTACAATGAGAATACTGACTCATTTAAAAGTGCTACAGTATCTCATATTCTAGTTAGTGATGAGGCAAAAGCCAATGAATTAAGAGAAAGAGCTTTAAAAGGTGAAGATTTTGCTACATTAGCAAAGGAAAATTCAGAAGATACTGGAACCAAAGAAAAGGGTGGAAGCCTTGGAACAGTGACTTATGATTCCACACAATATGTAACTGAATTTATGACAGCTGTAAAAGCTCTTAAAGAAGGGGAAATATCTGAACCTGTAAAGAGTACTTATGGATATCATATAATAAAAGCTGAAAATGTTAAGGTTGATAGTCTTGAAGATAAAAAAGAAGAAATAAAAACTACTTTAGAAAATGAAAAGAAAAATGAATTATATACAACTAAAATAGAAGAGTGGAAAGAACAATATAAAGTTAAAACTTATGAAGGAAGACTTTAA
- the spoVT gene encoding stage V sporulation protein T, producing the protein MKATGIVRRIDDLGRVVIPKEIRRTLRIREGDPLEIFTDREGGVILKKYSPIGELTDFSKEYAESLHQSIGHSVLIADKDAFISVSGSPKRDYMERKVSSELEKIMEERKAVIITDEAKTIPLHNDEEKGKYTSQVIAPIIAEGDAIGAVIILAKQDNEKLGEVELKLAETAAAFLGKQMEQ; encoded by the coding sequence ATGAAAGCTACAGGTATTGTAAGACGTATAGATGATTTAGGTAGAGTTGTAATACCAAAGGAAATCAGAAGAACTTTGAGAATTAGAGAAGGAGATCCATTGGAAATCTTTACTGATAGAGAAGGTGGAGTTATTCTGAAGAAATACTCACCTATTGGAGAATTAACTGATTTTTCAAAGGAATATGCTGAAAGTTTACATCAATCAATAGGACATAGTGTTTTAATAGCTGATAAGGATGCTTTTATATCAGTTAGTGGATCACCAAAAAGAGATTATATGGAAAGAAAGGTAAGCAGCGAACTTGAAAAAATAATGGAAGAAAGAAAGGCTGTTATTATAACAGACGAAGCTAAAACTATTCCGTTACATAATGATGAAGAAAAAGGAAAGTATACTAGCCAGGTTATTGCACCAATAATAGCAGAAGGTGATGCTATTGGAGCTGTAATAATATTAGCCAAGCAAGATAATGAAAAATTAGGTGAAGTAGAGCTTAAATTAGCAGAAACTGCTGCAGCTTTCTTAGGAAAACAAATGGAACAATAA